Proteins from a single region of Argopecten irradians isolate NY chromosome 7, Ai_NY, whole genome shotgun sequence:
- the LOC138328586 gene encoding START domain-containing protein 10-like, with protein sequence MSMMEGYEICALNPNNDIGYYAMKCPSPLKNRDFVTQRSWLDLGSEFIILNHSVNHASVPTRKGFIRGVSYMTGFLIRKQDTYTCQFNYVSHSDPKGKLPVWAVNKATQILAPKVISRIYKACKKL encoded by the exons ATGTCAATGATGGAAGGCTATGAGATCTGTGCACTTAATCCAAACAATGATATAGGATACTATGCAA tgaaatGTCCTTCTCCTCTGAAAAACCGAGATTTTGTAACTCAGCGTTCCTGGTTGGACCTGGGTTCAGAGTTCATTATCCTCAATCATTCCGTAAATCATGCA aGTGTTCCTACAAGGAAAGGATTTATCAGAGGAGTGTCCTACATGACAGGTTTTCTGATCCGGAAACAGGACACCTACACCTGTCAATTTAACTATGTGTCACATTCTGACCCAAAAG GAAAACTACCAGTGTGGGCGGTAAATAAAGCTACCCAGATCTTGGCTCCAAag GTAATCAGTAGGATTTACAAAGCATGCAAAAAACTATGA